One stretch of Pelmatolapia mariae isolate MD_Pm_ZW linkage group LG3_W, Pm_UMD_F_2, whole genome shotgun sequence DNA includes these proteins:
- the LOC134624287 gene encoding butyrophilin-like protein 2 codes for MYENGSDQPEEQHQVYRDRTKMNEDLLKTGDLSLTLKYPTERDSGIYVCEARRNGRIRYKTVQLKVKVCQVEVEEGAESVQLPFKTTQNLPEDAKVEWVRYEPEYRKVHVYKNGSDQPEEQHQVYRDRTKMNEDLLKTGDLSLTLKHPTEKDSGIYVCEARRNGRIRYKTVLLKVKVSQHALAVVVEVYEGETSVLLPCQDTGVTLKNRTVLWTRNDLDPKSVHLRREETDDVTGKNQRYIGRTSMRPDALDTLDFSLTLKNPQPTDSGIYTCSILNEREELKLTDIQLHVKVIPVKVEVEEGVESVQLPFKTTKNRSGEIQVIWERYEPFQKAHVFTNGPNQYEEQHEVYRDRTVMNKDLLETGDFSLTLKQPTERDSGEYKCLVWRKGTFIRKKTVKLKVKGPGSNRGHQDQKLLQ; via the exons atgtatgagaacggctctgaccagcctgaagaacagcaccaggtttacagagaccgaacgaagatgaatgaagacctgctgaaaaccggagacctcagtctgaccctgaaataccccacagagagagacagtgggatatatgtgtgtgaagcgAGGAGGAACGGACGGATTAGATATAAAACTGTGCAGCTTAAAGtcaaag tctgtcaggtggaggtggaggagggggcggagtctgtccagctgcccttcaaaaccacacaaaacctgcctgaagatgctaaagtggagtgggtACGCTATGAACCTGAAtacaggaaggtccacgtgtataagaacggctctgaccagcctgaagaacagcaccaggtttacagagaccgaacgaagatgaatgaagacctgctgaaaactggagacctcagtctgaccctgaaacaccccacggAGAAAGACAGTgggatatatgtgtgtgaagcgAGGAGGAACGGACGGATTAGATATAAAACTGTGCTGCTGAAAGtcaaag tttcccagcatgccctggctgtggtggtggaggtgtaTGAGGGGGAAACATCTGTCCTGTTGCCGTGCCAGGACACAGGTGTTACACTTAAGAACCGTACAGTGCTGTGGACTCGCAATGATCTCGACCCCAAATCTGTCCACCTGAGACGAGAGGAAACAGATGATGTAACAGGAAAAAATCAGCGTTACATCGGACGCACATCAATGAGGCCTGATGCTCTGGACACTTTAGACTTCAGCCTCACTTTGAAAAACCCCCAACCAACAGACAGCGGCATCTACACCTGCTCCATCCTAAATGAAAGGGAGGAACTAAAACTGACAGACATACAGCTGCATGTCAAAg TTATTCCGgtgaaggtggaggtggaggagggggtggagtctgtccagctgcccttcaaaaccacaaaaaaccGGTCGGGGGAAATTCAAGTGATATGGGAACGTTATGAGCCGTTCCAGAAGGCTCACGTGTTTACAAACGGCCCAAACCAATATGAAGAACAGCACgaggtttacagagaccgaactgTGATGAACAAAGACCTGCTGGAAACTGGAGacttcagtctgaccctgaaacagcccacagagagagacagtggagagTACAAGTGTTTGGTCTGGAGGAAGGGAACCTTCATCAGAAAGAAAACTGTGAAGCTCAAAGTCAAAG gtccaggatcaaacaggggacatcaggacCAGAAGCTGCTTCAGTGA